A genome region from Antarctobacter heliothermus includes the following:
- a CDS encoding type II toxin-antitoxin system RelE/ParE family toxin, whose amino-acid sequence MTRLQTVVELPEFQRRAKAIMSDREREAAIDFIAANPEAGVSLGGGLRKVRIPREGGGKSGGFRTVYVFGGTRMPIFLITVFAKNEKANLSKFEQAAAVEMSKALVAKYGDAT is encoded by the coding sequence ATGACGCGATTGCAGACAGTGGTCGAACTGCCCGAATTCCAAAGGCGCGCAAAGGCAATCATGTCGGACCGGGAGCGCGAGGCTGCGATCGACTTCATTGCAGCCAATCCGGAAGCTGGCGTCTCTCTTGGCGGCGGACTTCGGAAGGTCCGCATCCCGAGAGAGGGAGGTGGAAAGAGTGGCGGGTTCAGGACGGTGTATGTCTTTGGCGGGACCCGTATGCCGATCTTTCTGATCACGGTCTTCGCCAAGAATGAGAAAGCCAACCTGTCGAAGTTTGAGCAAGCCGCGGCGGTAGAGATGAGCAAAGCGCTTGTCGCGAAATATGGAGACGCTACATGA
- a CDS encoding helix-turn-helix domain-containing protein, translated as MTAFESVSKGLEEALAFASGDLAGAKVHEVTVAEVDVAEVRQRTGLSQAEFAKSIGVAKGTLLNWEHGRRHPTGPAQVLLALIDKKPSVVQDLLRGA; from the coding sequence ATGACTGCATTCGAATCCGTATCCAAGGGCCTGGAAGAGGCGCTGGCCTTCGCGAGTGGCGATTTGGCAGGCGCGAAGGTACATGAAGTGACCGTTGCTGAGGTCGACGTCGCCGAAGTCCGGCAGCGAACCGGTCTGTCCCAGGCAGAATTCGCGAAGAGCATAGGCGTCGCGAAAGGCACACTGCTGAATTGGGAACATGGGCGCCGCCACCCGACGGGTCCCGCACAAGTTCTTCTCGCCCTCATCGACAAGAAACCTTCCGTGGTCCAGGATTTGCTGCGCGGCGCGTGA
- a CDS encoding IS6 family transposase, which translates to MLNTKDLSRIKGFRFPRSVIGYAVWVYHRFALSLRDVEDLLAERGVAVSYETIRDWVSRFGHQFAAKIRRDRSAPADKWHLDEVVIQIKGRSHWLWRAVDAKGDVLEILIQSRRNKAAARRFLRKLMKRWGQPRVLVTDKLRSYGAAKAEIAPGIEHRQHKGLNNRSEASHRHTRRREKIMGRFKSPRQAQQFLSVHDQATSLFRPKRHRLSAESYRHARNDALSLWTGYSNELTA; encoded by the coding sequence ATGCTGAACACCAAAGATTTGTCCCGGATCAAAGGCTTCCGGTTTCCACGGAGCGTGATTGGTTACGCCGTCTGGGTCTACCACCGCTTCGCTCTGAGCCTGCGCGACGTCGAAGACCTGTTGGCTGAACGCGGGGTTGCAGTGTCGTACGAAACGATCCGGGATTGGGTGAGCCGGTTCGGGCACCAGTTTGCCGCAAAGATTCGCCGTGACCGTTCAGCGCCGGCAGATAAATGGCATCTCGATGAAGTCGTTATCCAAATCAAGGGACGAAGCCACTGGCTTTGGCGGGCGGTCGACGCCAAGGGCGACGTGCTCGAAATCCTGATCCAGTCCCGACGCAACAAGGCCGCGGCCCGCCGATTTCTCCGCAAACTGATGAAACGTTGGGGCCAACCCCGTGTGCTGGTGACGGACAAGCTGCGCTCTTACGGTGCAGCCAAGGCAGAAATCGCCCCCGGAATCGAGCACCGTCAGCACAAGGGTTTGAACAACCGAAGCGAGGCCTCCCACCGGCATACACGAAGACGCGAGAAGATCATGGGTCGGTTTAAATCCCCGCGCCAAGCACAGCAGTTTCTATCCGTGCATGATCAGGCCACCAGTCTGTTTCGCCCGAAGCGCCACCGCCTGTCCGCAGAATCTTACCGCCACGCTAGGAACGACGCACTCTCGCTGTGGACCGGTTATTCCAACGAATTGACTGCGTGA
- a CDS encoding Hsp70 family protein has product MSTWPIFQKDIVQVLSVFLSNTLPAIGGDRWWTFYVLDQLNPYQAHRLQKARKQSLGQLDLAALIRVALASCEEMIVKKCVTREFQDLLAAMKAIRNRHAHSPADGIPVSIEARDIEISADFVACIDNSSILPDRLRAAAKQLVDQASMLKPAKAAKPSGKSPLAVLRHPEPLLPENTLQNKTYIGMDFGTSTTVLSAVSLKDGAEQVDALIIEQPDQYGVMTRNHLVNTVIAYVNERLVFGREAFRQRSFLHEGRNVFSSFKMRLGIDLGPTYPETALRGGVLKSGHKIESAQDAAAMFFRFIKRGVQTALETAKLPKTPEWCVSVPASFEANQRKDLETALRAAGIVTTSVALIDEPNAAFLSYLFETSRGLNSSELLEVLRERPINVLVYDFGAGTCDISVLRLESRAEGIESRNLAVSRFTALGGDDIDLALARQVLLPQLIESSAPVQPSQRDIEERILPRLQPTAELLKIRLLEHARDKGIETTDGLREASDLRVTALDIESFKIGADEFHLPKPGATLIDLATALEPFTRFPVPADDRTAHVFTPVQDALEKSGLTADDLDGVLFIGGSSENTIVRHTVMKALGGTVEAIVPKDLRSHVSKGAALHSYWYNGCGFDFIQPITSEPILALVRGGAFETILPASTPLPSQVTISDELIVEDEGQKRIEIPICVSTADKLLGVIVIDSPDREGFQRGTRISLSASISRDKLLVVEARIGDRVAKTAMLNPMANRPVSETEARLLKAKQAFNEVLLKYGPRPPAAKVIAYANAAESAGDHQLAAELFQKAEQLDLTRNFAVSITYNYARAGKHQLKELWARKAYEREPSAAAAYNLAINVEGSDEKEALFREALRYEPGYHSATLALGRILLRKGDPEGTELLERSAKKLSQQLSTHNIDEGGCRVLASVSRELGQTDVAQEAEARAKTLSPKQQTSAAYSENNLAARSRAAIEEA; this is encoded by the coding sequence TTGAGTACTTGGCCTATTTTTCAGAAGGATATAGTTCAAGTCCTCTCCGTTTTCCTTTCGAACACACTTCCGGCGATAGGAGGTGATCGTTGGTGGACGTTTTACGTCTTAGATCAACTTAATCCCTATCAGGCTCATCGCCTTCAGAAAGCGCGGAAGCAGTCGCTCGGGCAATTGGACCTTGCGGCGCTTATTCGGGTGGCTTTGGCCAGTTGCGAGGAGATGATTGTCAAGAAATGCGTCACACGGGAGTTTCAGGATCTTCTGGCAGCGATGAAGGCTATACGGAACAGGCACGCACATTCCCCAGCCGATGGCATCCCAGTTTCAATTGAGGCGCGTGACATTGAAATTAGTGCTGATTTTGTTGCGTGCATCGATAACTCTTCAATCCTACCCGACCGGCTTCGAGCTGCAGCGAAGCAACTCGTCGATCAGGCATCCATGTTGAAGCCCGCAAAGGCTGCAAAACCATCTGGAAAAAGCCCGCTTGCCGTGCTGCGCCATCCGGAACCACTGTTGCCGGAAAATACCCTTCAGAACAAGACGTACATCGGAATGGATTTTGGCACTTCTACTACCGTTCTGAGTGCAGTTTCACTAAAGGACGGAGCAGAACAGGTGGATGCTCTCATCATCGAGCAACCTGACCAGTATGGTGTGATGACGCGGAACCACTTGGTTAATACGGTCATCGCCTACGTCAACGAACGGCTGGTATTCGGGCGCGAAGCATTCCGCCAAAGATCTTTTCTCCACGAAGGACGCAATGTCTTTTCTTCGTTCAAAATGCGTCTAGGCATCGATCTTGGTCCAACTTACCCAGAGACGGCCCTGCGCGGTGGTGTGCTCAAGTCCGGGCACAAGATCGAGTCTGCCCAAGACGCCGCGGCAATGTTCTTCCGCTTCATCAAGAGAGGCGTGCAAACCGCGCTGGAAACCGCAAAATTGCCGAAAACGCCCGAGTGGTGTGTGTCTGTGCCCGCCTCATTTGAGGCAAACCAGCGCAAGGATCTGGAGACAGCTTTGCGAGCCGCGGGTATCGTTACCACTTCGGTCGCTCTTATAGATGAACCGAACGCCGCTTTTCTCTCCTACCTCTTCGAGACATCGCGAGGGTTGAACAGTAGTGAGCTTCTCGAAGTACTGCGCGAACGCCCTATCAACGTGCTGGTCTACGATTTTGGTGCCGGCACCTGCGACATTTCCGTGCTTCGTCTGGAGAGCCGTGCAGAGGGGATCGAGTCTCGAAACTTGGCGGTGTCGCGGTTTACTGCTCTAGGCGGCGACGATATCGATCTCGCTCTTGCGCGTCAGGTGCTGCTGCCGCAACTCATCGAATCGTCCGCTCCTGTGCAACCGTCTCAACGGGATATCGAAGAGCGGATCCTGCCAAGGCTTCAGCCCACAGCAGAGCTACTGAAGATCCGACTTCTTGAGCACGCACGCGACAAGGGCATCGAGACGACCGACGGGCTGCGAGAGGCCAGTGACCTGCGGGTGACTGCTCTGGATATTGAAAGCTTCAAGATAGGAGCCGATGAGTTCCATCTGCCGAAACCCGGTGCCACGCTCATTGACCTTGCCACTGCGCTCGAGCCATTCACCCGATTTCCAGTGCCAGCGGACGATCGCACTGCACATGTTTTTACCCCGGTCCAGGATGCTCTGGAAAAGTCTGGACTTACTGCGGACGATCTAGACGGCGTTCTCTTCATAGGTGGCAGCAGTGAAAACACTATCGTCCGCCATACTGTGATGAAGGCGCTTGGGGGGACAGTCGAAGCGATCGTGCCAAAGGATCTTCGAAGCCATGTCTCAAAGGGTGCGGCTCTGCATTCATACTGGTACAATGGTTGTGGCTTTGACTTCATACAACCGATAACTTCTGAACCGATCCTCGCGTTGGTCCGAGGTGGCGCGTTTGAAACGATCCTTCCGGCATCCACTCCGCTGCCAAGCCAAGTGACTATAAGTGATGAACTTATCGTGGAAGACGAGGGGCAGAAACGCATCGAGATACCGATCTGTGTCTCAACAGCAGATAAGCTGCTTGGCGTAATCGTGATCGATTCGCCAGACCGGGAGGGCTTTCAGCGTGGCACCAGAATTTCACTTTCCGCCAGCATTTCGCGTGACAAGCTGCTCGTGGTTGAGGCGAGGATCGGAGATCGCGTCGCAAAAACGGCCATGCTCAACCCGATGGCCAACCGACCCGTATCGGAAACCGAGGCAAGACTGCTAAAGGCGAAACAGGCTTTCAACGAAGTGCTTTTGAAATACGGCCCGCGCCCGCCGGCGGCAAAAGTAATTGCTTATGCGAACGCCGCCGAATCTGCAGGCGATCATCAACTTGCCGCTGAACTGTTTCAGAAAGCTGAGCAGCTTGATCTGACGCGCAACTTTGCTGTGTCTATCACTTATAACTATGCTCGCGCTGGAAAACATCAACTAAAGGAACTGTGGGCGCGGAAGGCCTACGAGAGAGAGCCCTCGGCTGCTGCGGCCTACAATTTGGCCATCAATGTTGAAGGTTCGGACGAGAAGGAAGCATTATTCCGCGAAGCGCTTCGCTATGAGCCGGGCTACCACTCCGCTACCCTCGCTCTTGGGCGGATATTGTTGAGGAAAGGGGATCCAGAAGGGACTGAACTCCTAGAGCGATCCGCTAAGAAGCTCAGCCAGCAGCTGAGCACACACAATATTGATGAGGGCGGATGCCGCGTGCTGGCAAGTGTATCACGCGAACTTGGCCAGACGGATGTTGCTCAGGAAGCTGAAGCTCGTGCAAAGACGCTTTCACCCAAGCAGCAGACATCCGCGGCGTATTCCGAAAATAACCTCGCCGCTCGATCCAGAGCCGCGATAGAAGAAGCGTGA
- a CDS encoding AAA family ATPase: MGWYVPFSSLSQTQESIIKEITRGIEQDNHFICGFAGSGKSVLLTHVLERLVADHQGSRFVFLSFTHALVGMAKIALLGSGLDEGTAQRIEFSTVHRFIYGKGEADFVFVDEAQDLEADWLDRIKRKSRYVVLAGDYEQSIYDEGATRAEMNERFKPKVHELREVFRLTPSLMKTAIAINPSASNIVEADPVNSVDADIRDVEFDSLENEVEWVLNEARTRARSSYPSALLFHHHHDLRLFYETVFHVRSISLPSEHPRDLTERYINMNDAMQAAGIPLSYYGNKVGTLIHGEKGPHVYLMTIHSAKGLDFRNVFLPGLNRGPNSALSPSEPFKRLVSFVGVTRSFENLFLSHSQGAMETPFDNLPEDVVKRWKPRRPTNVDDELFF; this comes from the coding sequence ATGGGCTGGTATGTTCCCTTTTCAAGCCTGAGCCAAACGCAAGAATCGATCATCAAAGAGATCACACGCGGTATCGAACAAGATAACCATTTCATTTGCGGTTTTGCAGGGAGCGGGAAATCTGTACTTCTAACACACGTTCTGGAACGCCTTGTCGCGGACCATCAGGGATCACGTTTTGTATTTCTGAGCTTTACCCATGCGCTTGTTGGAATGGCCAAGATAGCACTGCTGGGTTCCGGGCTGGACGAGGGGACGGCGCAACGTATCGAATTTTCGACGGTACATCGTTTTATTTACGGGAAGGGGGAGGCGGATTTCGTCTTTGTCGATGAAGCTCAAGACCTGGAAGCAGATTGGCTGGATAGGATAAAAAGAAAATCGCGTTACGTCGTTCTCGCTGGAGACTACGAACAATCGATCTATGATGAGGGTGCCACGCGGGCCGAAATGAATGAGCGTTTCAAACCAAAGGTACACGAGCTCCGAGAAGTATTCCGTCTAACTCCGTCTCTCATGAAGACTGCTATCGCCATTAATCCTTCTGCGAGCAACATTGTCGAAGCAGATCCTGTTAACTCAGTAGATGCCGATATCAGAGACGTGGAATTCGACAGCTTGGAAAACGAAGTTGAATGGGTTTTGAACGAGGCACGGACACGGGCCCGCTCAAGTTACCCTTCGGCACTGCTTTTCCACCATCATCACGATTTAAGGCTCTTCTACGAAACAGTTTTCCATGTGCGCTCAATCAGCTTGCCGAGTGAACACCCGCGCGATCTGACGGAACGATACATCAACATGAACGATGCAATGCAAGCCGCAGGTATCCCTTTGAGCTACTATGGCAATAAGGTGGGCACGCTAATCCATGGAGAAAAAGGTCCCCATGTCTATCTGATGACGATACACAGCGCCAAAGGGCTCGATTTTCGGAATGTATTTCTGCCTGGCTTGAACCGCGGGCCTAACAGTGCCCTTTCTCCATCGGAGCCTTTTAAGCGCCTAGTATCATTCGTTGGCGTAACCAGAAGTTTTGAGAACTTGTTCTTGTCGCACTCGCAGGGCGCGATGGAAACGCCATTTGACAATTTGCCAGAAGACGTCGTGAAAAGGTGGAAGCCGCGCCGCCCGACCAATGTAGACGACGAGCTGTTTTTTTGA
- a CDS encoding IS256 family transposase, whose translation MQENTITQLSDPSGISPDPLTDLIRDGARKLIEQAIEAELSTLLGAFADHKLEDGRARLVRHGHLPEREILTGVGPVAVTVPRVRDRKPGTDKIAFTPSILPRYLRKAKSVEELLPWLYLKGVSTGDFSEALAALLGPHAKGLSATTITRLKADWWSEYEAWEKRDLGTRRFLYIWADGVYFKPRRAEEKQCVLVIVGADEYGRKELLAMTDGFRESTQSWREVLLDLKRRGLKQDPKLAIGDGALGFWAALREVFPSTQEQRCWLHKTMNVLNALPKSVQAKAKAHLHDIWQAETRAAASAAFDFFVDAYGVKWDKAVAKLVKDRDALLTFYDYPAEHWKHIRTSNPIESTFATVRHRTKRTKGCLSRKTGLAMAFRLMMSAQTKWRKLDGRNRLPEVISGVEFRDGVRQLQNAA comes from the coding sequence ATGCAAGAGAATACCATCACCCAGCTATCTGATCCATCCGGGATTTCGCCGGACCCGCTGACCGACCTCATCCGGGACGGCGCGCGCAAGCTGATCGAGCAGGCGATTGAGGCGGAACTGTCCACGCTGCTTGGCGCCTTTGCCGATCACAAGCTTGAGGATGGTCGCGCAAGACTGGTTCGTCATGGGCACCTGCCCGAGCGTGAGATTTTGACCGGTGTCGGGCCTGTTGCCGTGACGGTGCCGCGTGTGCGGGACCGCAAGCCGGGCACGGACAAGATCGCGTTCACGCCCAGCATCCTGCCGCGGTATCTGCGCAAGGCAAAGTCGGTCGAAGAGCTGCTGCCCTGGCTTTACCTGAAGGGCGTGTCCACCGGCGATTTCAGTGAGGCGCTTGCCGCCCTGCTGGGGCCACACGCCAAGGGCCTCTCGGCCACTACGATCACGCGGCTGAAAGCGGACTGGTGGTCCGAGTACGAGGCCTGGGAAAAGCGTGACCTCGGCACCCGGCGGTTTCTCTACATCTGGGCCGACGGCGTCTATTTCAAGCCGCGAAGGGCCGAGGAAAAACAATGCGTTTTGGTGATCGTGGGTGCGGATGAATACGGCCGCAAGGAGCTGCTGGCCATGACCGACGGCTTCCGCGAAAGCACTCAGAGTTGGCGCGAGGTTCTGCTCGATCTCAAACGCCGCGGACTGAAGCAGGATCCCAAGCTCGCCATAGGCGACGGCGCCCTGGGGTTCTGGGCGGCACTGCGCGAGGTCTTCCCCTCGACACAGGAGCAGCGGTGCTGGCTCCACAAAACCATGAACGTGCTCAACGCGCTGCCGAAATCGGTGCAAGCCAAGGCCAAGGCGCACCTGCACGACATCTGGCAGGCCGAAACCCGAGCCGCGGCGTCGGCCGCCTTCGACTTCTTCGTCGATGCCTACGGCGTGAAATGGGACAAGGCAGTCGCCAAGTTGGTCAAGGATCGGGATGCACTACTGACCTTCTACGACTACCCGGCCGAACACTGGAAACACATCCGGACGTCAAATCCGATCGAGAGCACGTTCGCCACCGTCAGACACAGGACGAAACGCACCAAGGGCTGCCTCAGCCGCAAGACTGGGCTCGCCATGGCTTTCCGGCTGATGATGTCTGCTCAGACGAAATGGCGAAAACTCGACGGGCGGAATCGCCTCCCGGAGGTCATCAGCGGGGTTGAGTTCCGCGACGGCGTCCGCCAACTTCAAAACGCCGCCTGA